In Bosea sp. (in: a-proteobacteria), one DNA window encodes the following:
- the tagH gene encoding type VI secretion system-associated FHA domain protein TagH has translation MALTLTIENETSLPDGGPLSVTASGGRGLDIGRDQHLDWALPDPTRAVSGRHCEIRFRDGGWWLRDISTNGTYVNGAEHRVQSPYRLRDGDRLEIGHYLIAVAIDDEAGQAPEPGPAPQAYAPRPEALWAESEGAAPPIPRRDLMPPSHARPVHAGFIDWAADIPAPAAAPPPPRAPDWSPPAAQGDDFAWAPLQPPPAPPQEPVVPIPTPRRPPASSPAGASPWDEPAEDSALPEAPAEPLPPPMPAFEPPPAFPAEPAPQPGAGAPISLGEFMQRFAKGAGVSPQALATQDPGAFAEQLGGLMRLIAEELKGLLAARAESKRIARSTNQTMIQAQDNNPLKFSPTVDDALQLIFGQPRSGYLDARRAFDESFRDLKAHQIKTYSAMQHALKMLVEDLDPQAIAEATAQEGGIGGLIGSRKAKMWETYTARWDAKTAPYENGLVDAFMIYFAECYDRGGK, from the coding sequence ATGGCGCTGACACTGACGATCGAGAACGAGACCTCCCTGCCCGACGGCGGCCCGCTCAGCGTGACCGCGAGCGGCGGGCGCGGCCTCGACATCGGCCGCGACCAGCATCTCGACTGGGCGCTGCCCGACCCCACGCGCGCCGTCTCCGGCCGCCATTGCGAAATCCGCTTCCGCGACGGCGGCTGGTGGCTGCGCGACATCTCGACCAACGGCACCTATGTCAATGGCGCAGAGCACCGCGTGCAGTCGCCCTACCGCCTGCGCGACGGCGACCGGCTCGAGATCGGCCATTACCTGATCGCGGTTGCGATCGACGACGAGGCCGGCCAGGCGCCCGAGCCCGGCCCCGCCCCGCAGGCCTACGCGCCCCGGCCGGAAGCGCTGTGGGCCGAAAGCGAGGGCGCCGCCCCGCCGATCCCGCGCCGCGACCTGATGCCGCCGAGCCATGCCAGGCCGGTCCATGCCGGCTTCATCGACTGGGCGGCCGACATCCCGGCCCCCGCCGCCGCGCCGCCACCGCCGCGTGCGCCCGATTGGTCGCCCCCCGCGGCGCAGGGCGACGACTTCGCCTGGGCGCCGCTCCAGCCGCCGCCCGCCCCGCCGCAGGAGCCGGTCGTTCCGATCCCGACGCCGCGCCGCCCGCCGGCGAGCAGCCCGGCGGGCGCGAGCCCCTGGGACGAGCCTGCCGAGGATTCGGCTCTGCCGGAGGCGCCGGCCGAGCCCTTGCCCCCGCCCATGCCGGCTTTCGAGCCGCCCCCGGCCTTCCCGGCCGAGCCCGCCCCGCAGCCGGGCGCGGGCGCGCCGATCTCGCTGGGCGAATTCATGCAGCGCTTCGCCAAAGGCGCCGGCGTCTCGCCGCAGGCGCTGGCGACGCAGGACCCCGGCGCCTTCGCCGAACAGCTCGGCGGGCTGATGCGCCTGATCGCCGAGGAACTGAAGGGGCTGCTCGCCGCCCGCGCCGAGAGCAAGCGCATCGCCCGCAGCACCAACCAGACGATGATCCAGGCGCAGGACAACAACCCGCTGAAGTTCTCGCCGACGGTGGACGATGCGCTGCAGCTGATCTTCGGCCAGCCGCGCAGCGGCTATCTCGATGCCAGGCGCGCCTTCGACGAGAGCTTCCGCGATCTCAAGGCCCACCAGATCAAGACCTATTCGGCCATGCAGCACGCGCTGAAGATGCTGGTCGAGGACCTGGACCCGCAGGCGATCGCCGAGGCGACGGCGCAGGAGGGCGGCATCGGCGGGCTGATCGGCTCGCGCAAGGCGAAGATGTGGGAGACCTACACCGCCCGCTGGGACGCCAAGACCGCCCCTTACGAGAACGGCCTCGTCGACGCCTTCATGATCTATTTCGCCGAATGCTACGACCGCGGCGGCAAGTGA
- a CDS encoding RidA family protein — protein MTIDRIGLTARWCDAAIFNGIVFLAGHVAEKTAGRSLTEQTEEVLALLEETLAEAGSGKERILSVQIFLTDIGKIGEMNAVWDRWVAKGHAPARATVEAKLASPGYGIEITAVAAKR, from the coding sequence ATGACCATCGACCGTATCGGACTCACTGCCCGCTGGTGCGACGCCGCCATCTTCAACGGCATCGTCTTCCTCGCCGGCCATGTCGCGGAGAAGACCGCGGGCCGTTCGCTGACCGAGCAGACCGAAGAAGTGCTGGCGCTGCTGGAGGAGACGCTTGCCGAAGCCGGCAGCGGCAAGGAGCGCATCCTCAGCGTCCAGATCTTCCTCACCGATATCGGCAAGATCGGCGAGATGAACGCGGTCTGGGACAGATGGGTGGCGAAGGGCCATGCGCCCGCCCGCGCCACCGTCGAGGCGAAGCTCGCCTCGCCCGGCTACGGCATCGAGATCACCGCGGTCGCGGCGAAGCGGTGA
- a CDS encoding PAAR domain-containing protein: protein MPTGPAARILDPVLHPLPGMLMPGPGSMNVFIGSLPAWRGVSAAAAAAIQAAKAASEATLDAAAAATVAAAGTPGAPAAVTAEETAKTTAAAAMSSTITGGAGGADIHICATLMPPQPHGPGVVIDGSQTVMINNLPACRVGDTILEALGPPNKIMMGLPTVIIGG from the coding sequence ATGCCCACGGGACCGGCCGCGCGCATCCTGGATCCGGTGCTGCATCCGCTGCCGGGCATGCTCATGCCCGGGCCGGGCAGCATGAACGTGTTCATCGGCAGCCTGCCCGCCTGGCGCGGCGTCTCGGCCGCGGCGGCCGCCGCGATCCAGGCGGCGAAGGCGGCGTCCGAAGCGACGCTCGATGCCGCCGCGGCGGCGACGGTGGCGGCGGCCGGGACGCCGGGCGCCCCCGCTGCCGTGACGGCGGAGGAGACAGCCAAGACCACGGCGGCCGCGGCGATGAGCTCGACGATCACGGGCGGGGCGGGCGGGGCCGATATCCATATCTGCGCGACGCTGATGCCGCCGCAGCCGCACGGACCCGGCGTGGTGATCGACGGCTCGCAGACCGTCATGATCAATAACCTGCCGGCCTGCCGGGTGGGCGATACCATCCTCGAGGCGCTGGGGCCGCCCAACAAGATCATGATGGGGCTGCCGACGGTGATCATCGGCGGATGA
- the tssK gene encoding type VI secretion system baseplate subunit TssK, protein MSWYSKVVWSEGLFLRPHHFQQNDRYLENLLEARVRHVTPYPWGFSVLEIDRDLAQQSRIGLRRAVGVMPDGTPFALPDNSPLPAAIEVPENAAGQIVWLSLPLAAANTREVEDTLNGSASRYLPATEMLIDSTASLRTEEEIDVAHPRLTLELRKTAKAGYVGLALGRILEVRDRAVLFDEKFAPPVLVCSAYPVIEGWLDRVIGWIDNKLEELARYAADPTAGGGLQSADYFVLQLLNRNIPVLKHMRRSRFVHPERLFSTFVALAGELATFTTAERRARDYPAYDHDDLENCFAPVVRDIQDFLSANLGRRAIRLEIVERAQNAFMSTIRDRSLVRNATLVLEVAARRPLTEIQAQFPQLFKVGPNTKMNEIVHAHLPGIALVHLPTPPPQIRALTDHVYFYLDRTSPLWPEFSTASSIGMHFSGDWPDLELELWAVLEGRR, encoded by the coding sequence ATGTCGTGGTACAGCAAGGTCGTCTGGTCGGAAGGGCTCTTCCTCAGGCCGCATCATTTTCAGCAGAACGACCGCTATCTCGAGAACCTGCTGGAAGCCCGTGTCCGGCACGTCACGCCCTATCCCTGGGGCTTCTCGGTCCTGGAGATCGACCGCGACCTCGCCCAGCAGAGCCGCATCGGCTTGCGCCGCGCCGTCGGCGTGATGCCGGACGGCACGCCCTTCGCGCTGCCCGACAACAGCCCGCTGCCGGCCGCGATCGAGGTGCCGGAGAACGCCGCCGGCCAGATCGTCTGGCTCTCGCTGCCGCTCGCCGCCGCCAACACCCGCGAGGTCGAGGACACGCTGAACGGCTCGGCCAGCCGCTATCTCCCCGCAACCGAGATGCTGATCGATTCCACCGCCTCGCTGCGCACCGAGGAAGAGATCGACGTCGCCCATCCGCGCCTGACGCTGGAGCTGCGCAAGACCGCCAAGGCCGGCTATGTCGGCCTCGCGCTCGGCCGCATCCTCGAGGTGCGCGACCGCGCAGTCCTCTTCGACGAGAAGTTCGCCCCGCCGGTGCTGGTCTGCTCAGCCTATCCCGTGATCGAGGGCTGGCTCGACCGCGTCATCGGCTGGATCGACAACAAGCTGGAGGAGCTCGCCCGCTACGCCGCCGACCCGACCGCCGGCGGAGGCTTGCAGAGCGCGGACTACTTCGTGCTCCAGCTCCTCAACCGCAACATCCCGGTGCTGAAGCACATGCGCCGCTCGCGCTTCGTCCATCCCGAGCGGCTGTTCTCGACCTTCGTCGCGCTCGCCGGGGAGCTCGCCACCTTCACCACGGCCGAGCGCCGCGCCCGCGACTATCCCGCCTACGATCATGACGACCTGGAGAACTGCTTCGCCCCCGTGGTGCGCGACATCCAGGACTTCCTCTCGGCCAATCTCGGCCGCCGGGCGATCCGGCTGGAGATCGTCGAGCGGGCGCAGAACGCCTTCATGTCGACGATCCGCGACCGCAGCCTCGTGCGCAACGCGACGCTGGTGCTGGAGGTCGCGGCACGCCGGCCGCTGACCGAGATCCAGGCGCAGTTCCCGCAGCTCTTCAAGGTCGGCCCCAACACCAAGATGAACGAGATCGTCCATGCCCATCTGCCGGGCATCGCTCTCGTCCACCTGCCGACGCCGCCGCCGCAGATCCGCGCGCTGACGGACCATGTCTATTTCTATCTCGACCGCACCTCGCCGCTCTGGCCGGAATTCTCGACGGCGAGTTCGATCGGCATGCATTTTTCCGGTGACTGGCCCGATCTCGAGCTCGAGCTCTGGGCCGTTCTGGAGGGCAGGCGATGA
- the tssL gene encoding type VI secretion system protein TssL, long form, with translation MSDPGSPSDPFGRSERTIIRPNPGGRRAPLPPAPAAPSAPQPYQPPQVPSPGVPGTGDEWMSQAAPVPQRQAPPPPAGGQALPRRDQLLTPNANPLLRAAGPLLLLLGRMRANLSNAPFAQLLGQVGDSIEAFEHEVRAAGVPAETAQTAKYVISATADDIVQNIPGDDRHVWTQYSMLSRFFGERIGGVRFFEMLDKAKADPSVNYDLLELMHACLALGFQGIHRTSSGGAANLQTIQRNLFETLRRVKQPDPELSPRWRGQAIAAAIAGFKVPVWSVAAIAAVALLGVYFVFRALLAGNAEAASTALLSVHPKGEIGIMRKVFSAPPPPPPPPPQPPKVCAAVQPPIVCLVTPNVVIVRLVGITLFEPGQAAVRAEFQPLIERIAAVLEQEGGAIKVVGHSDNVPIRTARFPSNLVLSQARAKAVGDVLRTKLSKPDRITTEGKGADVPIAPNTTADGRAQNRRVEILIQRQN, from the coding sequence ATGAGCGATCCGGGTTCGCCCTCAGATCCGTTCGGCCGCTCCGAGCGGACGATCATCAGGCCGAACCCCGGCGGGCGCCGCGCGCCCCTGCCGCCCGCTCCCGCCGCGCCGAGCGCGCCGCAACCCTATCAGCCGCCGCAGGTGCCCTCGCCGGGCGTGCCCGGCACCGGCGACGAATGGATGTCTCAAGCCGCGCCGGTCCCGCAGCGGCAGGCCCCGCCGCCGCCAGCCGGCGGGCAGGCCCTGCCGCGCCGCGACCAGCTGCTCACGCCCAACGCCAATCCGCTGCTGCGCGCCGCCGGCCCCCTCCTCCTGCTGCTCGGGCGGATGCGCGCCAACCTCTCCAACGCGCCCTTCGCCCAGCTCCTCGGCCAGGTCGGCGATTCGATCGAGGCGTTCGAGCACGAGGTCCGCGCCGCCGGCGTCCCGGCCGAGACGGCGCAGACGGCGAAATACGTCATCTCAGCCACCGCCGACGACATCGTCCAGAACATCCCCGGCGACGACCGCCATGTCTGGACGCAGTACAGCATGCTCTCGCGCTTCTTCGGCGAGCGCATCGGCGGCGTGCGCTTCTTCGAGATGCTCGACAAGGCCAAGGCCGACCCGAGCGTCAATTACGACCTGCTGGAGCTGATGCATGCCTGCCTGGCGCTGGGCTTCCAGGGCATCCACCGCACCTCCTCGGGCGGCGCCGCCAATCTCCAGACGATCCAGCGCAACCTGTTCGAGACGCTGCGCCGGGTGAAGCAGCCCGATCCCGAATTGTCGCCGCGCTGGCGCGGGCAGGCGATCGCAGCCGCCATCGCCGGCTTCAAGGTGCCGGTCTGGTCGGTGGCGGCGATCGCGGCGGTCGCCCTGCTCGGCGTCTATTTCGTCTTCCGCGCGCTGCTTGCCGGCAATGCGGAGGCAGCCTCTACCGCCCTGCTCTCGGTCCATCCCAAGGGTGAGATCGGCATCATGCGCAAGGTCTTTTCGGCCCCGCCGCCGCCTCCCCCGCCACCGCCGCAGCCGCCGAAGGTCTGCGCCGCGGTGCAGCCGCCGATCGTTTGCCTGGTCACACCCAACGTCGTCATCGTGCGCCTCGTCGGCATCACCCTGTTCGAGCCGGGGCAGGCGGCGGTGCGCGCCGAGTTCCAGCCGCTGATCGAGCGCATCGCCGCCGTGCTTGAGCAGGAGGGCGGCGCGATCAAGGTCGTCGGCCACAGCGACAACGTGCCGATCCGCACCGCCCGCTTCCCGTCGAACCTCGTGCTCTCGCAGGCCCGCGCCAAGGCGGTCGGCGACGTGCTCAGGACCAAGCTCAGCAAGCCCGACAGGATCACGACCGAGGGCAAGGGCGCCGATGTCCCGATCGCGCCCAACACCACCGCCGACGGGCGCGCCCAGAACCGGCGCGTCGAGATCCTGATCCAGCGGCAGAACTAG
- the tssM gene encoding type VI secretion system membrane subunit TssM, with protein MNLATWLKIAAILIGALALSALIWFGGPFVAFGEVRPFESFWVRLPIVLLLMLGALGWIALIVIRRRRATAALTEALEKEETTGDGAALSSAMKDALATLKSARGKSGDYLYDLPWYVIIGPPGAGKTTALVNSGLKFPLARGSTPAAVAGSGGTRYCDWWFAEDAVLIDTAGRYTTQDTDAKAEKASWLSFLDLLKTNRPRQPINGVLVAISVEDLLTSSPEEIAAHADAIRARLLELHERLKVDFPVYAVFTKADLIAGFNEFFGALTEPQRRMVWGHTFQTADKTRNMIGDVPPEYDALIERLNERLPDRLQDEHNPTSRAQIFGFPSQMATLKRSIVDFLTRVFEPTRYHANATLRGFYFTSGTQEGTPIDQLIGALSRNFGSDHAGAASFSGKGKSYFLTELIQKVVIGESGWVSTDLGAARRTTALRVTGFAAVALAALAALGLWWTSFSRNSDLITATNYGLSDYRSAAAPVLQETTISDRNFSRILPLLHKLRNMPAGYATRAEPTPMLAGFGLSQRDRLQNATEITYQQALERMLRPRIIFRLEEQLEQNANNPGFVYEALKVYMMVGGQAKMDRDLVTSWMRLDWAENLFPGPANAKGREALEEHLSAMLDLDEGDSEPMVKLNQSLIEQSQRTLRRLSIAERAYELLRTQSRSESQKDWVVSQRGGSDVRLVFEGVTGEDLDQIRVPYFYTYDGFQNAFIARLGDIGDQIERERWVLGENLDQQAITAQYATLFPDLMKLYSRDFVGTWQKTLKRLKLRPLNADKPRYVALSAISAATSPFKQVLESLRDETQLTRERPDARKAATQAATQAVAQAAADTLARRASNALSRLGANLPLAAPGVDRILSGGGTDAVLGADIEAQFKPFHVLVDGDLGRRPVDQLLQTFSEINQNLATAATNPAQSAAANAALVPLIATLRANSSRYPAPFDGMIVQAVNDFEGDATGATVALLRQALAEQVTGVCNEIVTNRYPFTKASARDVPLADFARLFAPGQIMDKFYKERLEPFVDTSKPQWSWRVDSRVARALSPTTLREFQRAGEIKDAFFPTGGNLPSFQMVVTPTALSADASSAKLEINGFTVTSQQGVNTPSPVMWPGGGVGRTAVTLTLGGGNASGGMFGGGFFSSGSSGGAQGEAKLFEKDGTWSFFRLLDAGSVLKQGDNVGFTLNAGGRQVGYSFGVGSLKNPLILPALREIRCPSGI; from the coding sequence ATGAACCTCGCCACCTGGCTCAAGATCGCCGCGATCCTGATCGGCGCGCTCGCCCTGTCCGCGCTGATCTGGTTCGGCGGCCCCTTCGTCGCCTTCGGCGAGGTCCGCCCGTTCGAATCCTTCTGGGTCCGCCTGCCCATCGTCCTGCTGCTGATGCTCGGCGCGCTCGGCTGGATCGCCCTCATCGTCATCCGCCGCCGCAGGGCCACCGCCGCGTTGACCGAGGCGCTGGAGAAGGAGGAGACCACCGGCGACGGCGCGGCGCTGTCCAGCGCGATGAAGGACGCGCTCGCCACGCTGAAGAGCGCGCGCGGCAAGAGCGGCGATTATCTCTATGACCTGCCCTGGTACGTCATCATCGGCCCGCCCGGCGCCGGCAAGACCACGGCGCTGGTCAATTCCGGGCTCAAGTTCCCGCTGGCGCGCGGATCGACGCCCGCCGCCGTCGCCGGCTCCGGCGGGACGCGTTACTGCGACTGGTGGTTCGCCGAGGATGCGGTGCTGATCGACACCGCCGGCCGCTACACCACGCAGGATACCGACGCCAAGGCCGAGAAGGCGAGCTGGCTCTCCTTCCTCGACCTGCTCAAGACCAACCGCCCGCGCCAGCCGATCAACGGCGTCCTCGTCGCGATCAGCGTCGAGGACCTGCTGACCTCGAGCCCTGAGGAGATCGCCGCCCATGCCGATGCGATCCGCGCCCGCCTGCTCGAACTGCACGAGCGGCTGAAGGTCGACTTCCCCGTCTATGCGGTCTTCACCAAGGCCGACCTGATCGCCGGCTTCAACGAGTTCTTCGGCGCGCTGACCGAGCCGCAGCGGCGCATGGTCTGGGGCCACACCTTCCAGACCGCCGACAAGACCCGCAACATGATCGGCGACGTGCCGCCGGAATACGACGCGCTGATCGAGCGGCTGAACGAGCGCCTGCCCGATCGCCTCCAGGACGAGCACAACCCGACCTCGCGCGCCCAGATCTTCGGCTTCCCGAGCCAGATGGCGACGCTGAAGCGCTCCATCGTCGATTTCCTCACCCGCGTCTTCGAGCCGACGCGCTACCATGCCAACGCCACGCTGCGCGGCTTCTACTTCACCTCCGGCACCCAGGAAGGCACGCCGATCGACCAGCTGATCGGCGCGCTCTCGCGCAATTTCGGCTCCGACCATGCCGGCGCCGCCTCCTTCTCCGGCAAGGGCAAGAGCTATTTCCTGACCGAGCTGATCCAGAAGGTGGTGATCGGCGAATCCGGCTGGGTCTCGACCGATCTCGGCGCCGCCCGCCGCACCACCGCGCTCCGCGTCACGGGCTTCGCCGCGGTCGCGCTCGCGGCGCTCGCCGCGCTCGGCCTGTGGTGGACGAGCTTCTCGCGCAACAGCGACCTGATCACCGCGACCAATTACGGCCTCTCCGATTATCGCAGCGCCGCCGCGCCGGTCCTGCAGGAGACCACGATCTCAGACCGCAATTTCAGCCGCATCCTGCCGCTGCTGCACAAGCTCAGGAACATGCCGGCCGGCTACGCCACCAGGGCCGAACCGACGCCGATGCTCGCCGGCTTCGGCTTGAGCCAGCGCGATCGCCTGCAGAACGCCACCGAGATCACCTACCAGCAGGCGCTGGAGCGGATGCTGCGCCCGCGCATCATCTTCCGGCTGGAGGAGCAGCTCGAGCAGAACGCCAACAATCCCGGCTTCGTCTACGAGGCGCTCAAGGTCTACATGATGGTCGGCGGCCAGGCGAAGATGGACCGCGACCTCGTCACCTCCTGGATGCGGCTCGACTGGGCCGAGAACCTTTTCCCCGGCCCCGCCAACGCCAAGGGCCGCGAGGCGCTGGAGGAACATCTTTCCGCCATGCTCGACCTCGACGAGGGCGACAGCGAACCGATGGTCAAGCTCAACCAGTCGCTGATCGAGCAGAGCCAGCGCACCTTGCGCCGCCTCAGCATCGCCGAGCGCGCCTATGAGCTGCTGCGCACGCAGTCGCGCTCCGAGAGTCAGAAGGACTGGGTCGTCTCGCAGCGCGGCGGCTCGGATGTGCGCCTCGTCTTCGAGGGCGTGACGGGCGAGGACCTCGACCAGATCCGCGTGCCCTATTTCTATACCTATGACGGCTTCCAGAACGCCTTCATCGCCCGCCTCGGCGACATCGGCGACCAGATCGAGCGCGAGCGCTGGGTGCTCGGCGAGAATCTCGACCAGCAGGCGATCACGGCGCAATACGCCACGCTCTTCCCCGACCTGATGAAGCTCTACAGCCGCGACTTCGTCGGCACCTGGCAGAAGACGCTGAAGCGCCTGAAGCTGAGGCCGCTGAACGCCGACAAGCCGCGCTACGTCGCGCTGAGCGCGATCAGCGCCGCGACCTCCCCCTTCAAGCAGGTGCTGGAATCGCTGCGCGACGAGACGCAGCTCACCAGGGAGCGCCCCGACGCCAGGAAGGCGGCAACGCAGGCGGCGACCCAGGCCGTGGCGCAGGCCGCCGCCGACACCCTCGCCCGCCGCGCCAGCAACGCGCTCTCCCGGCTCGGCGCCAATCTCCCGCTGGCGGCGCCGGGCGTCGACCGCATCCTTTCCGGCGGCGGCACCGATGCCGTGCTCGGCGCCGATATCGAGGCGCAGTTCAAGCCTTTCCACGTCCTGGTCGACGGCGATCTCGGCCGCCGCCCGGTCGACCAGCTCCTCCAGACCTTCTCCGAGATCAACCAGAACCTCGCCACCGCTGCGACCAACCCGGCCCAGTCGGCGGCGGCCAACGCCGCGCTCGTGCCGCTGATCGCGACGCTGCGCGCCAATTCCTCGCGCTATCCCGCCCCCTTCGACGGCATGATCGTCCAGGCGGTCAACGATTTCGAGGGCGACGCCACGGGCGCGACGGTCGCGCTGCTCAGGCAGGCGCTGGCCGAGCAGGTGACGGGCGTCTGCAACGAGATCGTCACTAACCGCTACCCCTTCACCAAGGCGAGCGCGCGCGACGTGCCGCTCGCCGATTTCGCCCGGTTGTTCGCGCCCGGCCAGATCATGGACAAGTTCTACAAGGAGCGGCTGGAGCCCTTCGTCGACACCTCCAAGCCGCAATGGAGCTGGCGCGTCGACAGCCGCGTGGCGCGCGCGCTCTCGCCGACGACGCTGCGCGAGTTCCAGCGCGCCGGAGAGATCAAGGACGCCTTCTTCCCGACCGGCGGCAACCTGCCCTCCTTCCAGATGGTGGTGACGCCGACCGCGCTCTCGGCCGATGCCTCGAGCGCCAAGCTCGAGATCAACGGCTTCACCGTGACGAGCCAGCAGGGCGTCAACACGCCGAGCCCGGTGATGTGGCCGGGCGGCGGCGTCGGCAGGACGGCGGTGACGCTGACGCTGGGCGGCGGCAATGCGTCCGGCGGCATGTTCGGCGGCGGCTTCTTCTCCTCGGGCTCATCGGGCGGCGCGCAGGGCGAGGCCAAGCTCTTCGAGAAGGACGGCACCTGGTCCTTCTTCCGCCTACTCGATGCCGGCTCGGTCCTGAAGCAGGGCGACAATGTCGGCTTCACGCTCAATGCCGGGGGCCGGCAGGTCGGCTATTCCTTCGGCGTCGGCTCGCTAAAGAACCCGCTGATCCTGCCGGCGCTGCGGGAAATCCGCTGCCCTTCGGGAATCTGA
- the tagF gene encoding type VI secretion system-associated protein TagF, which translates to MACGLFGKLPAKRDFIALNAPTGFLGTYEKWLQGGLTASRLALGESWQGAYLSAPIWRFWLGGAHGGQTVAGAFMPSVDGVGRYFPLTVFAAAGPGTAIPPPELDPQDRWFEAIEDFLLHALEPEASYEAVAQRLAALPVPNDHHLAAPPRDMVRLSDGTIVSAATAAGFPERLAALRVEDHARAYAHASYLWTIGGPNFEPLALTGQALPDPYLFAGLLTGRFDGHLAPARAGS; encoded by the coding sequence TTGGCCTGCGGCCTCTTCGGCAAGCTCCCCGCCAAGCGCGACTTCATCGCGCTGAACGCTCCCACGGGCTTCCTCGGGACTTACGAGAAATGGCTGCAGGGCGGGCTGACCGCGAGCCGGCTTGCGCTCGGCGAGAGCTGGCAGGGCGCCTATCTCAGCGCCCCGATCTGGCGCTTCTGGCTCGGCGGCGCCCATGGCGGGCAGACGGTCGCGGGTGCCTTCATGCCCTCCGTCGACGGCGTCGGCCGCTATTTCCCGCTGACCGTCTTCGCCGCCGCGGGGCCGGGAACGGCGATCCCGCCGCCGGAGCTCGATCCGCAGGACCGCTGGTTCGAGGCGATCGAGGATTTCCTGCTGCATGCGCTGGAGCCTGAAGCGAGCTACGAGGCGGTGGCGCAGCGCCTTGCAGCCCTGCCCGTCCCCAACGACCATCACCTCGCCGCGCCGCCGCGCGACATGGTGCGCCTCTCCGACGGCACCATCGTCAGCGCCGCGACGGCCGCGGGCTTCCCCGAGCGGCTGGCGGCGCTGCGCGTCGAGGACCATGCCCGCGCCTATGCCCATGCCTCGTATCTGTGGACGATCGGCGGCCCGAATTTCGAGCCGCTCGCGCTGACCGGCCAGGCCCTGCCCGACCCCTATCTCTTCGCCGGCCTGCTCACCGGCCGGTTCGACGGCCATCTCGCGCCCGCACGCGCCGGGTCATGA
- a CDS encoding protein phosphatase 2C domain-containing protein, with protein MNDAPNPGPGFETGCISHTGKVRKANEDNFLLRPEIGLWAVADGMGGHENGALASATVVAALEAVEAAGSAPDLLAMLEGSVLKANAELRAEIDRRGATMGATLVCLLIHRRHFACLWSGDSRVYLIRGGRIVQVSRDHTEVQDMVDRGLLTPEEAKRSPRRHVITHAIGAHETPELDLENGEIADGDAFLLCSDGLTEHVVESEILAAVEAGGAQAACDALLALTLERGARDNVTVVVVRYRQGASERTRWMPNRPERGSSTP; from the coding sequence ATGAACGACGCCCCGAACCCGGGCCCAGGTTTCGAGACCGGCTGCATCAGCCACACCGGCAAGGTCCGCAAGGCCAACGAGGACAATTTTCTGCTGCGCCCCGAGATCGGGCTCTGGGCGGTGGCGGACGGCATGGGCGGGCACGAGAACGGCGCGCTCGCCAGCGCGACGGTGGTCGCGGCGCTGGAGGCGGTCGAGGCGGCGGGCTCCGCCCCGGACCTCCTCGCCATGCTGGAAGGCAGCGTGCTCAAGGCCAATGCGGAACTGCGCGCCGAGATCGACCGGCGCGGCGCGACCATGGGCGCGACGCTGGTCTGCCTCCTGATCCACCGGCGCCATTTCGCCTGCCTCTGGTCGGGCGACAGCCGCGTCTACCTGATCCGGGGCGGGCGCATCGTCCAGGTCTCGCGCGACCATACCGAGGTGCAGGACATGGTCGATCGCGGGCTGCTCACGCCCGAGGAGGCGAAACGCTCGCCGCGCCGCCACGTCATCACCCATGCGATCGGCGCCCATGAGACGCCGGAGCTCGACCTCGAGAACGGCGAGATCGCCGATGGCGACGCCTTCCTGCTCTGCTCGGACGGGCTGACCGAGCATGTCGTCGAGAGCGAGATCCTGGCGGCGGTCGAGGCCGGCGGCGCCCAGGCCGCCTGCGACGCCCTGCTCGCGCTGACGCTGGAACGCGGCGCGCGCGACAACGTCACCGTCGTCGTGGTGCGCTATCGACAGGGGGCGAGCGAAAGGACACGCTGGATGCCGAACCGGCCCGAGCGAGGGAGCAGCACGCCATGA